Proteins encoded by one window of Sulfurospirillum barnesii SES-3:
- a CDS encoding tyrosine-type recombinase/integrase, giving the protein MALEPVGGKYEGVWKNILKNGDISFYINYRDEHNKPKKVLVGKKTASSDFTARDAYSKLIEIKYKIQHDEEPTIKGSRVNKIKLDDLWKVFYEHAKVSKKSHQMDKWNYDKHIAPIFGNKAVKSLKSLDLENFKQDLIRTGLAAQTVKHQITLIRTIFNYAIKHEIITNFVNPISNGKVKMPDVDNHRLSFLTKEQAKELLEILQSIDTTTYHLTVLLLFTGARFSEITGASSKKNKSSDETGIRWNDVNFETNTIYFKKTKNGNARHIYMNDLLLKTINHLKENKKSDLVISTSTGGNILRVSDHFMTALEAVIPKNKDAKTQHKITAHSLRHTHASWLAMSGLDILQIKEQLGHKTLEMTLRYSHLVPNRRHEATKGLSLKL; this is encoded by the coding sequence TTGGCACTAGAACCAGTTGGCGGCAAATATGAGGGAGTATGGAAAAATATACTCAAAAATGGAGATATATCCTTCTATATAAACTACAGAGATGAGCACAATAAGCCGAAAAAAGTTCTAGTTGGCAAAAAGACCGCTTCAAGTGATTTTACTGCTAGAGATGCGTATTCTAAACTCATTGAAATTAAATACAAAATCCAGCATGACGAAGAGCCAACCATAAAAGGTTCTCGGGTCAATAAAATTAAACTAGATGATTTATGGAAAGTTTTCTATGAGCATGCAAAAGTTAGTAAAAAATCTCACCAGATGGATAAGTGGAATTATGACAAGCACATTGCCCCTATTTTTGGCAATAAAGCCGTTAAAAGTTTAAAATCATTAGACCTAGAAAACTTCAAACAAGACTTAATCCGTACAGGGCTAGCAGCGCAAACCGTCAAACATCAAATAACGCTCATTAGAACCATCTTTAATTATGCAATAAAGCATGAGATAATAACTAATTTTGTAAACCCTATCTCTAACGGAAAAGTGAAAATGCCAGATGTGGATAATCATAGATTGTCATTTTTAACCAAAGAACAGGCAAAAGAGCTTTTGGAAATATTGCAATCTATTGATACAACAACGTATCATTTAACAGTATTGCTTTTATTTACAGGTGCAAGATTTAGTGAAATCACAGGGGCGAGTTCAAAAAAAAATAAAAGTAGTGATGAGACTGGTATTAGATGGAACGATGTGAATTTTGAGACAAACACAATTTATTTTAAAAAAACCAAAAATGGCAATGCCAGACATATATATATGAATGATTTATTGTTAAAAACGATCAACCATCTCAAAGAAAATAAAAAATCTGACTTGGTCATTAGCACAAGTACAGGTGGAAATATTTTGAGAGTATCAGACCACTTCATGACTGCACTAGAAGCAGTCATCCCTAAAAACAAAGACGCAAAAACGCAACATAAAATCACCGCTCATAGCTTAAGGCACACGCACGCTAGCTGGCTTGCGATGAGTGGACTTGACATTTTACAGATAAAAGAGCAACTAGGGCATAAAACGCTTGAAATGACATTGCGGTATAGTCACCTCGTGCCAAATAGAAGGCATGAGGCTACAAAAGGATTAAGTTTGAAACTTTGA